A genomic window from Lotus japonicus ecotype B-129 chromosome 1, LjGifu_v1.2 includes:
- the LOC130733474 gene encoding uncharacterized protein LOC130733474 isoform X1 gives MLFCFQVEGMNAFKAYKACVPIAWSPNLYITLVRGIPGTRRLHRRTLEALRLGKCNRTVMRWNTPTVRGMLQQVKRLVVIETEEMYKARKQKEEAHRALRPPLVINHQPSSATGTL, from the exons ATGCTGTTCTGTTTTCAAGTTGAAGGTATGAATGCATTTAAGGCATACAAAGCATGTGTCCCAATTGCTTGGAGCCCAAATCTCTATATAACTCTGGTGAGGGGCATTCCAGGGACCAGGAGGCTCCACAGACGCACTTTGGAAGCACTACGCCTGGGAAAATGCAATCGAACTGTCATGCGATGGAACACGCCTACTGTTAGGGGAATGCTCCAACAG GTCAAGAGGCTAGTTGTCATTGAGACAGAGGAGATGTACAAGGCCCGCAAACAGAAGGAGGAAGCCCACCGAGCTCTGCGTCCTCCATTGGTCATAAATCATCAACCGTCTTCGGCTACTGGTACCTTATAA
- the LOC130733474 gene encoding uncharacterized protein LOC130733474 isoform X2, translated as MNAFKAYKACVPIAWSPNLYITLVRGIPGTRRLHRRTLEALRLGKCNRTVMRWNTPTVRGMLQQVKRLVVIETEEMYKARKQKEEAHRALRPPLVINHQPSSATGTL; from the exons ATGAATGCATTTAAGGCATACAAAGCATGTGTCCCAATTGCTTGGAGCCCAAATCTCTATATAACTCTGGTGAGGGGCATTCCAGGGACCAGGAGGCTCCACAGACGCACTTTGGAAGCACTACGCCTGGGAAAATGCAATCGAACTGTCATGCGATGGAACACGCCTACTGTTAGGGGAATGCTCCAACAG GTCAAGAGGCTAGTTGTCATTGAGACAGAGGAGATGTACAAGGCCCGCAAACAGAAGGAGGAAGCCCACCGAGCTCTGCGTCCTCCATTGGTCATAAATCATCAACCGTCTTCGGCTACTGGTACCTTATAA
- the LOC130717489 gene encoding protein NRT1/ PTR FAMILY 6.4-like, with protein sequence MNRKVGSLDIPAGSLPAFVIITILLLTSLNEKLTVPLARKFTHNIHGLTSLQRIGIGLVCATVAMVVAAIAEKERRDNAVKNHTIISAFWLVPQLFLVATGQAFAYVGQLEFFIREAPEGMKSMSTGLFLTAISMGYFVSSLLVSIVDKLSKKKWFKSNLNKGRLDYFYWLLVVLGVLNFILFIVLAMRHHYKVQHNIEPEDNVDKELVIANEVKIGVDGKEEA encoded by the coding sequence ATGAACAGAAAAGTTGGATCTCTAGATATCCCAGCAGGATCACTACCAGCTTTTGTCATCATTACCATTCTCCTCCTTACTTCCCTAAATGAGAAACTCACAGTGCCATTGGCTCGGAAATTCACTCACAATATACACGGGCTCACAAGTCTTCAGAGGATTGGAATTGGACTTGTTTGCGCTACTGTTGCAATGGTGGTTGCAGCAATTGCTGAGAAAGAAAGAAGGGATAATGCAGTAAAAAATCACACTATAATTAGTGCTTTTTGGCTGGTACCTCAGCTTTTTCTAGTGGCTACCGGGCAAGCATTTGCCTATGTTGGACAGCTAGAATTTTTCATCAGGGAGGCACCAGAGGGAATGAAATCTATGAGCACTGGACTTTTCCTAACTGCAATTTCAATGGGGTATTTTGTCAGTAGCTTATTGGTGTCAATTGTGGACAAATTGAGTAAGAAAAAGTGGTTCAAGAGCAATCTGAACAAGGGAAGGTTAGATTACTTCTATTGGCTGCTAGTTGTGCTGGGAGTACTGAATTTTATACTCTTTATTGTCTTGGCAATGAGGCATCATTACAAAGTTCAGCACAACATAGAGCCTGAAGACAATGTAGATAAAGAGCTTGTGATTGCAAATGAGGTCAAAATTGGTGTTGATGGAAAGGAAGAAGCATAG
- the LOC130717566 gene encoding FBD-associated F-box protein At4g10400-like, giving the protein MDDRISTLPHEILHHILSFLSIEEVVATSVLSKRWRPLWLSLTSITLKQLRFIDPAPTQHGNVEEDEDFDFYMLMEMVNFHEVPRSIFRCRALVVLKLQGRNLRNFFNFDFPLLKTLHLNQVTFSENRLLVALFKGCPILEHLEAHDICFECGGLSEAEYTSLPKLVSASISATCNPNIPLIVLANVEFLRVEKRGNEKVPAFPNLTHLELILPLRTISWPLVFDFLKKSPKLQDLVVDKLGQKNRLLDDVLLFGISFGDEVFNFPDAVPHCLSSQFRKCTLTHYSGHENEKRFAEYIMQNSSSLQTMTICGISSLRPMEKHYIFDQLSLCPKKSANCVVHFK; this is encoded by the exons ATGGATGATAGAATTAGCACATTGCCACATGAAATACTTCATCACATTCTCTCTTTTCTGTCAATAGAGGAAGTTGTTGCTACAAGTGTTCTTTCAAAGAGATGGAGACCTCTCTGGCTTTCACTCACCAGTATCACCCTGAAACAGCTTCGGTTTATTGATCCTGCACCAACACAACACGGCAATGTTGAGGAAGATGAGGACTTTGATTTCTACATGTTGATGGAAATGGTTAACTTTCATGAGGTTCCTCGCTCCATTTTTAGATGCAGAGCCCTTGTTGTTCTCAAATTGCAAGGGAGAaatttgagaaactttttcaattttgactttcccttGCTCAAGACCTTGCATTTGAATCAAGTTACCTTTTCTGAAAATCGGCTTCTCGTGGCGCTTTTTAAGGGTTGTCCCATTCTTGAGCATTTGGAAGCACATGATATATGTTTTGAGTGTGGTGGTTTATCTGAGGCTGAGTATACAAGCTTACCTAAGTTGGTGAGCGCAAGTATCTCTGCAACGTGTAATCCTAATATTCCCCTCATAGTTTTAGCCAATGTGGAGTTTCTTCGAGTAGAGAAG CGCGGTAATGAGAAAGTTCCAGCATTTCCCAATTTAACTCACTTGGAGCTTATCTTGCCATTGAGAACTATTTCTTGGCCTTTGGTATTCGACTTCCTCAAGAAAAGCCCCAAGCTTCAAGATCTTGTAGTTGATAAGCTCGGACAAAAGAACAGATTACTTGATGATGTTCTGTTGTTTGGAATTTCTTTTGGTGATGAGGTTTTCAATTTTCCAGATGCTGTTCCTCATTGCCTTTCTTCACAATTTAGAAAGTGCACCCTCACACATTATAGTGGACATGAAAATGAGAAGCGGTTTGCAGAATACATTATGCAGAATTCATCATCTTTACAAACCATGACAATCTGCGGTATTTCTTCTTTGCGTCCCATGGAGAAGCATTATATATTTGATCAACTGTCCTTGTGCCCAAAGAAGTCTGCAAACTGTGTGGTTCATTTTAAATGA